CCTTTGCGACCTGTCGCAAGTTGGTGCTCTCCCTCGGCTCCATAGATGTGGACAAATGGCTCCATTGCATCAAGCACCCAGATGCTTCCATCATCGGTGGACATAACGTCACGTACATCTGTGAGTCGCGCAGCGGTGTCAAGCACCTGTAGGTGTGAGTCTTCGACAATCAGGGGTTCCGCCATGGGTGCTCCCGAACCGTCACCACACGCCTTGAGCATTGGGAGGACCGCCAGCATAAGGAGCTGCGCCGCCGAGCCGCGCATGGCAATCTCCGTTAATGAGTCCAGAGGTCTGCGATACGATGCTCGATATCGATGCGCATCATCGTGCGTTCGGGCAGCTGCTCGAGCACCCGTAATGCCCGCCGGTACTGTGCAATGGCGCCCGTTGTATCAGCAAGCGCCTCCGCCGTGCGTCCAAGATTGTAGAGCGAGATCAGTTCGTTAGTCGGATTACCGGCAACCCTTGCAAGGTCCAGCGCCTCGTGGAAGCTTGCCTTGGCCAGATCAGGTTGCTCCAGTCGCATTTGTGCAACTCCGATGTTGTTCAACATCGCGGCTTCGCGCACGACATCGCCGCGTTCATGC
The sequence above is drawn from the Longimicrobiales bacterium genome and encodes:
- a CDS encoding tetratricopeptide repeat protein is translated as MREAAMLNNIGVAQMRLEQPDLAKASFHEALDLARVAGNPTNELISLYNLGRTAEALADTTGAIAQYRRALRVLEQLPERTMMRIDIEHRIADLWTH